In Tripterygium wilfordii isolate XIE 37 chromosome 23, ASM1340144v1, whole genome shotgun sequence, one genomic interval encodes:
- the LOC119992453 gene encoding galactose mutarotase-like — MAKSQFSLLLCLSIVVGFGFLSGSWAKETVGIYELNKGNFSVKFTNWGATIMSLVVPDKHGKLADVVLGYDRVMGYKNDSVYFGAIVGRVANRIAGAQFTLDGKHYKLVANEGKNMLHGGSKGFSDVIWEVKKHINKGPAPRIVFAYSSFDGEEGFPGNLSVTVSYTLLEDNQLDIIMKAKALNKATPVNLAQHTYWNLGGHDSNGVVIQIFASHYTPVDGKLIPTGKVVSVKGTPYDFLEPHAINSKMDKLPNGYDINYALNGSLSHKMRTAAIVYDKKSGRKMELLTNQLGVQFYTGNYLNGVKGKHGAVYQAHAGLCFETQGFPDAVNHPNFPSQIVRPGHTYKHHMLFKFSTH, encoded by the exons ATGGCTAAGTCTCAATTCTCTCTGCTACTTTGTTTAAGCATTGTGGTGGGTTTTGGGTTTCTCAGTGGTTCTTGGGCTAAAGAGACTGTTGGGATTTATGAGCTCAATAAGGGAAATTTCTCTGTAAAGTTCACCAACTGGGGTGCTACTATCATGTCCCTTGTTGTGCCTGACAAACATG GAAAGCTAGCCGATGTTGTTCTTGGATATGATAGAGTCATGGGCTACAAG AATGATTCAGTTTACTTTGGAGCCATTGTTGGACGGGTAGCCAATAGAATCGCGGGTGCTCAATTTACTCTAGATGGAAAACACTATAAACTAGTAGCTAATGAAGGGAAAAATATGCTTCATG GTGGTTCAAAGGGATTTTCTGATGTTATTTGGGAAGTAAAGAAGCATATCAATAAAGGTCCCGCTCCTCGCATCGTCTTCGCTTACAGCAGCTTTGATGGTGAAGAAG GATTCCCAGGTAATCTCTCTGTCACTgtgtcctacaccctcctggAAGACAACCAATTGGACATAATAATGAAAGCCAAAGCTCTAAACAAGGCCACACCAGTGAATCTAGCCCAGCACACGTATTGGAACCTTGGCGGCCACGACAGTAACGGTGTGG TAATTCAGATCTTTGCATCACATTATACACCTGTTGACGGCAAGCTTATTCCAACTGGCAAGGTTGTGTCGGTGAAAGGTACACCATACGATTTTCTCGAACCCCATGCCATCAATTCCAAGATGGACAAGCTTCCCAACGGCTATGATATAAACTACGCGCTTAATGGCAGTTTGAGCCACAAGATGAGGACAGCAGCTATCGTGTACGATAAGAAGTCGGGAAGGAAGATGGAGCTACTGACGAATCAACTGGGTGTGCAGTTCTATACAGGAAATTATCTGAACGGCGTAAAGGGAAAACATGGAGCTGTATATCAAGCTCATGCAGGACTGTGTTTTGAGACTCAAGGGTTCCCTGATGCAgtgaatcaccccaacttcccTTCACAGATAGTGAGACCTGGCCACACTTACAAGCATCATATGCTGTTCAAGTTTTCAACTCATTAG
- the LOC119992451 gene encoding probable WRKY transcription factor 72 — translation MEEKGVIHEAQEARKAIGVREESHDELNLKPDSPNHADSGNNNKEGNIVKLESAKAEMGDVTEKNARLKMMLDRIETDCHSLQLQFFDILKKDQHPKKSVPDDDDDDDAGEPDQLVSLCLGRRKSTPSSTESRKDDRNTRDEDDQDWKSSLTLGLESKLSTEAVSDHNTNPSSKNSVEEITNKEDEAGGETWPPRKIQRTISGGSGDDDVNVAKPSHVKRARVCVRARCDTPTMQDGCQWRKYGQKISKGNPCPRAYYRCTVAPACPVRKQVQRCVEDMSILITTYEGTHNHSLPFTATAMASTTSAAASMLLSGSSTSQSSDQLHGSSSSFSIYDNSRPKHLYFPNTTTTISSSALLPTITLDLTTPSLSSTSSTHFNKFSSIFHSSSRFPTSSLSFSSGDQSNSSLSTIWGNNGYHSFNNTLPYNNQTHIGSLSSAASQQALTETLAKAITSDPSFRSVVATAISSLVGANQGYQQGQREAIVQNLLQTLASSNTLPSQGEKEYASSYFNGLSMSPNSQTRSSLVQAAWPFSIVNSPTSIPPSKNKEQNS, via the exons ATGGAAGAGAAGGGTGTTATCCATGAAGCTCAAGAGGCTAGGAAG GCTATTGGGGTGAGAGAAGAATCCCATGACGAACTCAACTTGAAGCCAGATTCTCCAAACCATGCAGACTCAGGCAACAATAACAAAgag GGGAATATTGTGAAGCTTGAATCTGCAAAAGCGGAAATGGGTGATGTAACAGAGAAGAATGCAAGATTGAAGATGATGTTGGATCGAATCGAGACCGATTGCCATTCTCTCCAGCTCCAATTCTTTGACATCCTCAAAAAAGATCAACATCCCAAGAAATCTGTTCcggacgacgacgacgacgacgatgcCGGAGAACCTGATCAACTTGTCTCACTTTGCcttggaagaagaaaaagtacTCCAAGCAGTACTGAATCTAGAAAAGATGACAGAAACACTAGAGATGAAGATGATCAAGACTGGAAGTCCAGTCTCACTCTTGGGTTGGAATCCAAATTATCAACTGAAGCTGTCTCAGATCATAATACTAATCCAAGTTCAAAGAATAGTGTAGAGGAAATCACTAATAAGGAAGACGAAGCAGGAGGAGAGACATGGCCACCAAGAAAGATTCAGAGAACAATATCTGGAGGGAGTGGAGATGATGATGTGAATGTTGCTAAACCTAGTCATGTTAAGAGAGCCAGAGTTTGTGTCAGAGCCAGATGCGATACGCCGACG ATGCAAGATGGATGCCAATGGAGGAAATATGGTCAGAAGATTTCGAAAGGGAATCCGTGCCCACGAGCTTATTATCGTTGCACAGTTGCACCAGCATGTCCCGTGAGAAAACAA GTGCAAAGATGTGTGGAGGACATGTCAATCTTGATCACAACCTATGAAGGAACACACAACCACTCTCTGCCATTTACAGCAACAGCAATGGCTTCCACAACCTCTGCTGCTGCTTCTATGCTACTATCTGGCTCTTCAACCTCTCAATCAAGTGATCAACTCCATGGATCATCATCAAGCTTCAGTATCTATGATAATTCAAGACCAAAACATCTATATTTCCCCAACACTACTACTACTATTTCCTCCTCTGCTTTGCTCCCAACAATCACTTTAGACCTCACAACCCCCTCTCTATCCTCTACTTCTTCTACACACTTTAACAAGTTCTCTTCAATCTTCCACTCAAGCTCAAGATTTCCCACTTCAAGTCTCAGTTTTTCTTCAGGAGATCAATCCAACAGTAGCTTATCTACAATCTGGGGCAATAATGGATACCATTCCTTCAACAACACTCTACCTTATAATAATCAGACTCACATTGGATCATTGAGTAGTGCTGCTTCACAACAGGCTTTGACAGAAACATTAGCCAAAGCTATCACATCGGATCCGAGTTTTCGATCAGTAGTAGCGACGGCCATTTCGTCGCTAGTTGGTGCAAATCAAGGTTATCAGCAAGGACAAAGAGAAGCGATTGTGCAGAACTTGTTGCAGACTCTTGCTTCTTCCAACACATTGCCAAGCCAGGGTGAGAAAGAGTATGCTTCAAGCTACTTCAATGGGTTGTCGATGTCTCCGAATTCTCAAACAAGATCAAGTTTGGTTCAGGCTGCATGGCCATTTTCAATTGTGAACAGTCCTACTTCTATTCCACCTTCTAAGAACAAGGAACAGAACAGTTGA